The following are encoded together in the Acidobacteriota bacterium genome:
- a CDS encoding PQQ-binding-like beta-propeller repeat protein: MKWSALALGLVLLAPTAGLAQSAADGGDNWPHFRGPTLNAAVADNPNLPETWSQTENVEWTTEIPGLGWSSPVVWGDRVFLTTVTAIGDFELPKPGLYAPRGRPEPPPIEHDWLVYCLDLETGDVLWQRSVATAVPSFPRHMKSTYASETPTTDGEHVYVRFGDLGVYAFDFDGNEVWRVEIPYKRTRSEWGSASSPVVYGDMLLVLYDNEEESWLAALDKRTGQEMWRTPRDEVSTWATPFVWENDLRTEIVTNGVNRIRSYDLDGNLLWEMDGRMSWAAIPTPFAAHGRVYVNSGYFGDDHRPAYAIQPGASGDISLADGATSNDYVAWYQPRAGNYNTSPLIYGDVYYSLLDRGFFEAYDALTGEPVYPRRRIQVGASFTSSPWAYNGKIFALSEQGDTYVIRAGQEYEVLGVNSLDEMAMASPAVAGDRLLIRTASRLYSIRNE; this comes from the coding sequence ATGAAATGGAGCGCGCTCGCGCTGGGACTCGTGTTGCTGGCTCCCACGGCGGGGCTGGCGCAGTCCGCGGCGGACGGCGGCGACAACTGGCCGCACTTCCGCGGCCCGACCCTGAACGCGGCGGTCGCCGACAACCCGAATCTGCCCGAGACGTGGAGCCAGACCGAGAACGTCGAGTGGACGACCGAGATCCCGGGCCTCGGCTGGTCAAGCCCGGTGGTCTGGGGCGACCGCGTCTTTCTGACGACCGTCACCGCCATCGGCGACTTCGAGCTTCCCAAGCCCGGACTCTACGCCCCGCGCGGCCGCCCGGAGCCGCCGCCGATCGAACACGACTGGCTGGTCTACTGCCTCGATCTGGAGACGGGGGACGTCCTGTGGCAGCGGTCGGTCGCGACCGCGGTTCCGTCTTTCCCGCGGCACATGAAGAGCACTTACGCCTCCGAGACCCCGACAACGGACGGCGAGCATGTCTACGTCCGCTTCGGCGACCTCGGCGTGTACGCCTTCGACTTCGACGGCAACGAGGTGTGGCGCGTCGAGATTCCCTACAAGCGCACCCGGTCCGAGTGGGGCTCGGCCTCCTCCCCCGTCGTCTACGGTGACATGCTCCTCGTCCTGTACGACAACGAGGAGGAATCGTGGCTCGCCGCGCTCGACAAGCGGACGGGCCAAGAGATGTGGCGCACGCCCCGCGACGAGGTGTCGACCTGGGCGACGCCCTTCGTCTGGGAGAACGACCTGCGCACCGAGATCGTCACCAACGGCGTGAACCGCATCCGCTCCTATGACCTCGACGGCAACCTCCTGTGGGAGATGGACGGGCGGATGTCGTGGGCCGCAATCCCGACACCGTTCGCTGCGCACGGTCGGGTCTACGTCAACTCCGGCTACTTCGGAGACGATCACCGGCCGGCGTACGCCATCCAGCCCGGCGCCAGCGGGGATATCTCGCTCGCCGACGGCGCAACGTCAAACGACTACGTCGCCTGGTACCAGCCACGGGCGGGCAACTACAACACGTCGCCGCTGATCTACGGCGACGTCTACTACAGCCTGCTCGACCGCGGCTTCTTCGAAGCCTACGACGCGCTCACCGGCGAGCCCGTGTACCCGCGGCGACGGATCCAGGTCGGGGCCAGCTTCACGTCGTCGCCGTGGGCCTACAACGGCAAGATCTTCGCGCTGAGCGAGCAGGGCGACACCTACGTGATCCGGGCCGGCCAGGAATACGAGGTCCTCGGCGTCAACTCCCTCGACGAGATGGCGATGGCGTCGCCCGCCGTCGCCGGCGACCGGCTGCTGATCCGCACCGCCTCCAGGCTCTACAGCATCCGGAACGAGTAG
- a CDS encoding DUF1295 domain-containing protein — protein sequence MLEQLAEVGLPGLAAALGLTFLVWLLSLARSDASIVDIFWGLGFVVLAWSYRALGEADSIRSALAPALVTIWGVRLSAYILWRNHGRGEDPRYAAMRRRWGPRFPLLSLPIVFWLQAVLMWIVAMPLLQVQTADAAWSWLDSLGVALFLTGFAFEAIGDRQLARFRADPANAGQVMDQGLWRYTRHPNYFGDATLWWGFGCLALATPGGAWALVGPALMTVLILRVSGVSLLEEGLRKRRPAYRDYIERTNAFLPWRPREPRPGRD from the coding sequence ATGCTGGAGCAGCTCGCCGAGGTGGGCCTCCCGGGACTGGCCGCCGCCCTGGGCCTGACGTTTCTGGTGTGGTTGCTCAGCCTCGCCCGGAGCGACGCGTCCATCGTCGACATCTTCTGGGGACTCGGTTTCGTCGTGCTGGCCTGGTCCTACCGGGCCCTTGGAGAGGCCGACTCCATTCGGTCGGCGCTGGCGCCGGCGCTGGTGACGATCTGGGGCGTCCGGCTGTCGGCCTACATCCTGTGGCGCAATCACGGGCGCGGCGAAGACCCGCGTTATGCCGCGATGCGGCGGCGCTGGGGGCCGCGCTTCCCGCTGCTCTCGCTGCCCATCGTCTTCTGGCTGCAGGCGGTGCTGATGTGGATCGTCGCCATGCCGTTGCTGCAGGTGCAGACGGCCGATGCCGCCTGGTCGTGGCTCGACTCTCTGGGAGTGGCGCTCTTCTTGACCGGATTCGCGTTCGAGGCGATCGGCGACCGGCAACTCGCCAGGTTCAGGGCCGATCCCGCCAACGCCGGGCAGGTGATGGACCAGGGCCTGTGGCGCTACACCCGGCATCCCAACTACTTCGGCGACGCCACGCTGTGGTGGGGCTTCGGCTGCCTTGCCCTCGCCACTCCGGGCGGGGCCTGGGCGCTGGTCGGCCCGGCGCTGATGACGGTGCTCATCCTTCGAGTCTCCGGTGTGTCGTTGCTCGAAGAAGGGCTCCGCAAGCGCCGGCCCGCCTACCGCGACTATATCGAGCGGACGAACGCCTTCCTCCCGTGGCGGCCGCGTGAGCCCCGTCCGGGACGGGACTAG
- a CDS encoding class I SAM-dependent methyltransferase: MNTALLEAAERGWIPDPVLRHGIRVLLRERLHEIRSAPESAAALVERMRQGPLAIDTRAANAQHYEVPAAFFEAVLGRHLKYSSGYWPPGTDSLDEAESAALDLACARAGVEDGMQVMDLGCGWGSLALWIARRYPDCLVTAVSNSRSQGAFIMERVRARNLRNVAVHVADLNDFQPDRTFDRVISIEMFEHMRNYARLLDRVAHWLGRDGRLFVHVFCHRSQPYFFEDRGPGDWMARHFFTGGVMPSETLMDHFAGPVRLEQRWRLSGTHYERTARAWLANLDYRANEVRAILATAHGADADRWLRRWRLFFLACAELFGYDGGEEWFVSHSLWSRGRIVKH, from the coding sequence ATGAACACGGCGCTGCTGGAAGCCGCCGAACGCGGCTGGATTCCCGACCCGGTGCTCCGGCACGGCATTCGCGTCCTGCTGCGCGAGCGTCTCCACGAGATCCGCTCGGCCCCGGAGTCCGCGGCCGCGTTGGTCGAACGCATGCGGCAGGGCCCGCTGGCAATCGACACGCGCGCGGCCAACGCGCAGCACTACGAGGTGCCGGCGGCGTTCTTCGAGGCCGTGCTCGGCCGCCACCTGAAGTACAGCAGCGGCTATTGGCCTCCGGGGACCGATTCGCTGGACGAGGCGGAGTCCGCCGCTCTGGATCTGGCGTGCGCGCGGGCCGGCGTCGAAGACGGCATGCAGGTGATGGACCTGGGGTGCGGCTGGGGATCGCTGGCGCTCTGGATCGCCCGGCGCTACCCGGACTGCCTCGTCACCGCCGTCTCGAACTCCCGCTCGCAGGGCGCCTTCATCATGGAGCGGGTCCGGGCGCGTAATCTGCGCAATGTCGCCGTCCACGTCGCCGACCTCAACGACTTCCAGCCGGACCGGACGTTCGACCGCGTGATCTCGATCGAAATGTTCGAGCACATGCGCAACTATGCCCGCCTCCTCGACCGGGTGGCGCACTGGCTGGGGCGCGACGGGCGGCTGTTCGTCCACGTCTTCTGTCACCGCTCACAGCCCTACTTCTTCGAGGATCGGGGTCCGGGCGACTGGATGGCCCGCCATTTCTTCACCGGAGGCGTCATGCCCTCGGAGACGCTCATGGACCATTTCGCCGGGCCGGTGCGACTGGAACAGCGGTGGCGCCTGAGCGGGACGCACTACGAGCGGACGGCGCGCGCGTGGCTTGCCAATCTCGATTACCGGGCGAACGAAGTGCGCGCCATCCTCGCGACGGCGCACGGCGCCGACGCCGACCGCTGGCTGCGCCGCTGGCGGCTGTTCTTCCTGGCCTGCGCCGAGCTTTTCGGCTACGACGGCGGAGAGGAGTGGTTCGTGTCGCACTCGCTGTGGTCGCGCGGCCGAATCGTGAAGCACTGA
- a CDS encoding class I SAM-dependent methyltransferase, giving the protein MAEENTVLSAPEPPADVLTSAATALRRPWTRRLARRLVLDRLRGIEAGSLMVLEDGTRHVFGPGDGEPPLAARLTIEDPACWDSLAWGGSIGAAEAYCDGLWSTPDLTAVVRVLARNQAARQGVEAGTAALLKPFRRMLHRMRRNTWRGSRRNISAHYDTGNAFFATFLDPTMTYSCAVFDREEISLDAAQRAKLDLVCRKLRLGPRDRLVEIGTGWGSLAIHAASHYGCRVVTTTISEEQFDHTSRAVAEAGLSDRVTVLHEDYRALNPRFRGAFDKLAAIEMVEAVGHDYLPDYLRAVSDLLAPDGLALLQAILMPDHWYEEYRRSVDFIQRHIFPGGLLPSLARLQACAAEASDLRLVDLEDLTADYARTLAEWRTRFEAQDEPLAALGLSAWERRKWRYYFAYCEGGFLERTISATQILYAKPGFRGAVPARRWPGTPAPAGGQLEMTR; this is encoded by the coding sequence ATGGCTGAAGAGAACACCGTTCTATCCGCACCCGAACCGCCGGCCGACGTCCTGACCTCGGCCGCCACCGCCCTGCGCCGGCCGTGGACGCGACGCCTCGCGCGCCGCCTGGTGCTCGATCGGCTGCGGGGGATTGAGGCCGGATCCCTCATGGTGCTGGAGGACGGCACGCGGCACGTCTTCGGCCCCGGCGATGGCGAGCCGCCACTGGCGGCTCGCCTCACGATTGAGGATCCCGCGTGCTGGGACTCGCTCGCGTGGGGCGGCTCGATCGGCGCCGCCGAGGCGTACTGCGACGGCCTGTGGTCGACGCCGGACCTTACCGCGGTGGTCCGCGTGCTCGCGCGGAATCAGGCCGCGCGGCAGGGCGTCGAAGCGGGGACCGCGGCCCTCCTCAAGCCGTTTCGCCGGATGCTGCACCGGATGCGGCGGAACACGTGGCGAGGAAGCCGGCGGAACATCTCGGCGCACTACGACACCGGCAACGCCTTCTTCGCGACGTTTCTCGACCCGACCATGACCTACTCCTGTGCCGTCTTCGACCGCGAGGAGATCTCGCTCGACGCCGCGCAACGAGCGAAGCTGGACCTCGTCTGCCGGAAGCTGCGCCTCGGTCCCCGCGACCGGCTGGTCGAGATCGGCACCGGCTGGGGATCCCTGGCGATTCATGCCGCAAGTCACTACGGCTGCCGCGTGGTGACCACGACAATCTCGGAGGAGCAATTCGACCACACCTCCCGCGCCGTGGCCGAGGCCGGGCTCTCGGATCGGGTGACCGTGCTGCACGAGGACTACCGCGCCCTGAATCCCCGCTTCCGCGGCGCCTTCGACAAGCTGGCCGCAATCGAGATGGTCGAAGCGGTGGGTCACGACTACCTGCCGGACTACCTGCGGGCGGTGAGCGACCTGCTGGCGCCCGACGGGCTCGCGCTCTTGCAGGCCATCCTGATGCCCGACCACTGGTACGAGGAGTACCGCCGGTCGGTGGACTTCATCCAGCGACATATATTCCCGGGCGGTCTCCTGCCTTCCCTGGCCCGTCTCCAGGCATGCGCCGCCGAGGCCAGCGACCTGCGGCTGGTGGACCTCGAGGACCTGACCGCGGACTACGCCCGCACGCTGGCCGAGTGGCGGACGCGGTTCGAAGCGCAGGACGAGCCTCTGGCCGCTCTCGGGCTGTCGGCGTGGGAACGGCGCAAGTGGCGTTACTACTTCGCCTACTGCGAGGGCGGGTTCCTCGAGCGCACGATCTCCGCCACGCAGATTCTGTATGCCAAACCCGGTTTCCGGGGAGCCGTACCGGCGAGGCGGTGGCCGGGCACGCCCGCCCCCGCGGGCGGGCAACTGGAGATGACGCGATGA
- a CDS encoding DUF1365 domain-containing protein gives MTGRPRHSALYVGRVRHRRFEPRAHAFEYPLFLVYLDLDELDTVFDGHWFWSARRPNLAWFDRRDHLGARAGPLNAAVRDLVASVTGRRPDGPIRLLTHLRYFGHCFNPVSFYYCFDATGERLDALVAEVNNTPWGEQHCYVLVGGGAEPAGTAIRYHAKKQFHVSPFMDMDLEHVWHTTLPGERLTVHIENLRDGARMFDASMRLERREITGPRLAWALTRFPMMTAWVVGWIHWEALRLWLKRTPFYPHPNRRPTS, from the coding sequence GTGACCGGTCGCCCGCGGCACAGCGCGCTGTACGTCGGGCGCGTACGGCACCGCCGGTTCGAACCACGCGCCCACGCTTTCGAGTACCCGCTGTTTCTCGTGTACCTGGACCTCGACGAGCTGGACACCGTTTTCGACGGTCACTGGTTCTGGTCGGCGCGGCGTCCGAACCTGGCCTGGTTCGACCGTCGCGATCACCTCGGCGCGCGGGCGGGGCCGCTCAACGCGGCGGTCCGTGACCTCGTGGCATCGGTGACCGGACGGCGCCCGGACGGCCCCATCCGGCTGCTGACGCACCTTCGCTACTTCGGTCACTGCTTCAACCCGGTGAGCTTCTATTACTGCTTCGATGCGACCGGGGAGCGCCTCGACGCGCTGGTGGCCGAGGTCAACAACACGCCGTGGGGCGAACAGCATTGCTACGTTCTGGTTGGGGGCGGCGCCGAACCGGCCGGGACCGCCATCCGTTATCACGCCAAGAAGCAGTTCCATGTCTCGCCCTTCATGGACATGGATCTGGAACACGTCTGGCACACGACGCTGCCCGGGGAGCGGCTCACCGTGCACATCGAGAACCTCCGTGACGGCGCGCGGATGTTCGATGCGTCGATGCGGCTCGAACGCCGTGAGATCACCGGCCCGCGCCTCGCCTGGGCGTTGACCCGATTTCCGATGATGACCGCGTGGGTGGTGGGCTGGATCCACTGGGAAGCGCTGAGACTATGGCTGAAGAGAACACCGTTCTATCCGCACCCGAACCGCCGGCCGACGTCCTGA
- a CDS encoding NAD(P)-binding protein, with product MTVFNPAVPSPARERPGAARDGRTPDRPTRVAVIGTGIAGLVSAHLLASRHDVTVFEAGDRIGGHTVTTEVLDPEGPLAVDAGFIVYNEPNYPNFVRLIADLGVETRATSMSFSVTSERPGIEYAGTSLNALFAQRGNLLRPRYYRFLGDILRFNRAARLALAEGSAGTLGTLAEFLAVNRLSGRLAEQYVIPLTAAIWSTDPRQILDTPAEFVLRFLDNHRLLHIGGRPTWRVIRGGSQRYVDRLIRPFRDRIRTRTPVRQLRRSPGGVEVTTGESREVFDEVVVATHSDQALAMLAQPTELEWAVLDAIRYQPNHAILHTDVSVLPRQRRAWASWNYRTPRDPGRPVAVTYNMTRLQRLPTQTTYCVSLNLEDAIDESRVIARFDFEHPLFTRAAVAAQARHAEVSGADRIHYCGAYWGNGFHEDGVVSALAVARRLGVAA from the coding sequence ATGACCGTTTTTAACCCAGCCGTTCCGTCTCCCGCGCGTGAACGGCCGGGCGCGGCGCGCGACGGCCGGACGCCTGACAGGCCTACCCGGGTGGCCGTCATCGGGACCGGCATCGCGGGCCTTGTGTCGGCCCACCTGCTCGCGTCGCGCCATGACGTCACGGTCTTCGAAGCCGGCGACCGGATAGGAGGGCACACAGTCACCACGGAAGTCCTGGATCCGGAGGGGCCGCTGGCCGTCGACGCGGGCTTCATCGTCTACAACGAACCCAACTATCCGAACTTCGTTCGCCTGATCGCCGACCTCGGGGTCGAGACACGCGCCACGTCGATGAGCTTCAGCGTAACGAGTGAGCGACCGGGGATCGAGTATGCGGGCACGAGCCTCAACGCGCTGTTCGCGCAGCGCGGGAACCTGCTGCGTCCCCGCTACTACCGGTTCCTGGGGGACATCCTGCGCTTCAACCGAGCAGCCAGACTGGCGCTCGCCGAGGGTTCCGCGGGAACGCTCGGCACGCTGGCGGAGTTCCTGGCGGTGAACCGACTGAGCGGCCGGCTGGCCGAACAGTACGTCATCCCCCTCACCGCCGCCATCTGGTCCACCGACCCCCGCCAGATCCTGGATACGCCGGCCGAATTCGTCCTGCGGTTTCTCGACAATCATCGCCTCCTGCACATCGGCGGACGTCCCACCTGGCGCGTGATCCGCGGCGGGTCGCAGCGCTATGTGGACCGCCTGATCCGCCCCTTCCGCGACCGCATCCGCACCCGGACTCCGGTGCGCCAGCTTCGCCGGAGTCCCGGCGGCGTGGAGGTGACGACCGGCGAGAGTCGGGAGGTCTTCGATGAGGTGGTGGTTGCCACCCACAGCGATCAGGCCCTCGCCATGCTGGCCCAGCCCACGGAACTCGAATGGGCCGTGCTGGATGCAATCCGCTACCAGCCCAACCACGCGATCCTGCATACCGACGTGTCGGTGCTGCCGCGCCAGCGCCGGGCGTGGGCGAGCTGGAACTACCGGACGCCGCGCGATCCCGGCCGTCCGGTGGCCGTCACCTACAACATGACCCGTCTGCAACGCCTGCCGACGCAGACCACCTACTGCGTCTCGCTCAACCTGGAGGACGCGATCGACGAGAGTCGCGTGATCGCCCGCTTCGACTTCGAGCACCCGCTGTTCACGCGGGCGGCCGTCGCGGCGCAGGCGCGGCACGCCGAAGTGAGCGGCGCCGACCGGATCCACTACTGCGGAGCCTACTGGGGCAACGGTTTCCACGAGGACGGCGTGGTGAGCGCGCTGGCGGTGGCCCGCCGGCTGGGAGTGGCGGCGTGA
- a CDS encoding helix-turn-helix domain-containing protein, translating into MLTTRQLADAIGVSESSVKRWIDDGRIGAIRTAGGHRRVRVEEAARYVREAGMAIERPESLGLPDLAAHARRKATDGEAGEMLYDYLTTGLAAEATGLLMARFLAGASVAQLVDGPLVQAMVKVGELWLSGPKGILLEHRATEAAIQAMVRLRALLRPPGEGLVSVGGAPAGDPYVLASMSAAAVLEDEGFRATNLGPETPLGTLGLSVEELRPRLVWISVSVANHATGLRREVLGLADRVRALGGILVVGGAQVDRLSLPRKQALYVGGSMAELRAIAHGLKLPAGGSGG; encoded by the coding sequence ATGCTCACTACCAGGCAGCTCGCCGACGCCATCGGTGTGAGCGAGTCCTCCGTGAAGCGTTGGATCGACGATGGCCGCATCGGCGCCATACGTACGGCCGGCGGCCACCGGCGCGTGCGCGTGGAGGAGGCTGCCCGGTACGTCCGTGAAGCGGGCATGGCCATCGAGCGGCCCGAGAGTCTGGGCCTGCCGGATCTGGCCGCCCACGCTCGCCGGAAGGCGACCGACGGCGAAGCGGGGGAGATGCTCTACGACTACCTGACCACGGGGCTGGCGGCGGAGGCCACCGGCTTGCTGATGGCCCGGTTCCTCGCTGGCGCGAGTGTCGCCCAGTTGGTGGACGGTCCGCTGGTACAGGCCATGGTGAAGGTCGGTGAACTGTGGCTTTCCGGTCCCAAGGGCATCCTCCTCGAGCATCGCGCGACCGAGGCCGCGATCCAAGCCATGGTTCGGCTGCGTGCGCTCCTCCGGCCGCCGGGGGAGGGGCTGGTGTCGGTGGGCGGTGCGCCGGCTGGCGATCCGTACGTGCTGGCGTCGATGTCAGCCGCCGCGGTGCTTGAGGACGAGGGGTTCCGCGCCACGAACCTCGGCCCGGAAACCCCGCTGGGCACCCTTGGGCTCAGCGTGGAGGAGTTGAGACCGCGTTTGGTGTGGATCAGCGTGAGCGTGGCCAACCACGCGACGGGGCTGCGACGCGAAGTGCTGGGGCTGGCGGATCGCGTGCGGGCGCTGGGCGGGATTCTCGTCGTCGGCGGCGCGCAGGTGGACCGGCTCTCGCTGCCGAGGAAGCAGGCGCTCTACGTCGGCGGGTCGATGGCGGAGCTGAGAGCCATCGCGCATGGCCTGAAGCTGCCGGCCGGCGGATCCGGCGGGTAG
- a CDS encoding type II toxin-antitoxin system Phd/YefM family antitoxin encodes MSLSERIKPISYLKAHAAEIIRSLGDQPEPLIITQNGEAKAVVQDINSYERMQESLALLRILAMGNQQIEAGRVQPAADVIARLRERRRTG; translated from the coding sequence ATGTCACTGTCGGAACGCATCAAGCCGATCAGCTACCTGAAGGCTCATGCAGCCGAGATTATCCGCTCGCTGGGAGACCAGCCAGAGCCCCTGATCATCACCCAGAACGGTGAAGCCAAGGCTGTCGTTCAGGACATCAATAGCTACGAGCGGATGCAGGAGAGCCTGGCGTTGCTCCGGATTCTCGCCATGGGTAACCAGCAGATCGAAGCTGGTCGGGTGCAGCCTGCCGCGGACGTCATTGCGCGGCTTCGGGAGCGTCGGCGGACTGGTTGA
- a CDS encoding type II toxin-antitoxin system RelE/ParE family toxin produces the protein MRFAVQLTDDAARDLEEIFDYVCRQGTSGRAGHVLKRIEETFQALSAFPERGSHPSELLELGIREYQEVFFKPYRIIYRLLDDAVYVLVIADGRRDMRALLQQRLMRA, from the coding sequence ATGCGCTTCGCGGTCCAGTTGACCGACGATGCCGCCCGCGACCTGGAGGAGATCTTCGACTACGTGTGCCGGCAGGGGACTTCCGGAAGGGCGGGCCATGTGCTGAAGAGGATCGAGGAGACCTTCCAGGCGCTATCCGCGTTCCCTGAACGCGGCAGCCATCCGAGTGAATTGCTGGAACTCGGGATTAGGGAATACCAGGAGGTCTTCTTCAAGCCCTATCGCATCATCTACCGCCTCCTGGATGACGCTGTCTACGTGCTGGTGATCGCGGACGGGCGGCGCGACATGCGGGCGTTGCTGCAGCAGCGGCTGATGCGTGCATAG
- a CDS encoding class I SAM-dependent methyltransferase produces the protein MSTSQTNRWPLATHALEYLARADSIPHRTEGEAELLEWLPDRTTRILDLGSGDGRLLHLVKCARPDATGVAVDFSDTMLERLRGRFATDDTVSVMAHDLNQPLPEVLEPFDAIVSSFAIHHLPHERKRALYQEAYALLRPLGVFCNLEHVASASQNLHESFLACLGVEPEDEDPSNVLLDVETQLLWLREIGFEDVDCHWKWRELALLAGRKPAASGEMERELWRTSPRSRS, from the coding sequence ATGAGCACATCGCAGACTAATCGCTGGCCCCTGGCGACTCACGCTCTCGAGTACCTGGCTCGCGCGGATTCTATTCCGCACCGCACCGAGGGCGAGGCCGAGCTGCTCGAGTGGCTGCCCGACCGGACGACACGAATCCTGGATCTCGGCAGCGGCGACGGGCGCCTGCTCCACCTGGTGAAGTGTGCTCGGCCGGACGCTACAGGCGTCGCAGTCGACTTTTCGGACACGATGCTCGAACGGCTTCGCGGGCGATTCGCGACGGACGACACGGTTAGCGTGATGGCCCACGATCTCAACCAGCCGTTGCCGGAGGTGTTGGAGCCGTTTGACGCGATAGTGTCCAGCTTCGCCATCCACCATCTGCCGCACGAGCGCAAGCGGGCCTTGTACCAGGAAGCGTACGCATTGCTTCGACCGCTCGGCGTCTTCTGCAATCTGGAGCACGTGGCGTCGGCCAGCCAGAACCTTCACGAGAGCTTCCTCGCCTGTCTTGGCGTCGAGCCGGAAGACGAAGATCCGTCCAACGTGTTGCTGGACGTGGAAACCCAGCTCTTGTGGCTCAGAGAGATCGGATTCGAGGATGTTGACTGCCACTGGAAGTGGCGCGAGCTCGCCCTGCTCGCGGGCCGGAAGCCGGCTGCCAGCGGAGAGATGGAGCGAGAACTCTGGAGGACCAGTCCGCGTAGTAGATCGTGA
- a CDS encoding methyltransferase domain-containing protein, translating into MVKSKRFLLWVAGVVLAGAALVMLVGGDGESEVDLLAALLEIQPGDTAADIGAGSGWLSIEVARLVGGTGQVFATELSPQRRDDIQEAVAAAGLDNVTVVEAGERETNLAPACCDAIFMRRVYHHVGDTAALNASIRDALKPGGRFVVIEIEFSGLLSFLRGWPHWTDDAQVVAEVTAAGLDHVTTADWPIGAHYAAVFSKP; encoded by the coding sequence ATGGTCAAGTCGAAGCGTTTCCTTCTCTGGGTGGCCGGCGTGGTCCTCGCCGGTGCGGCTCTCGTCATGCTGGTTGGCGGGGACGGCGAGAGCGAAGTCGACCTTCTCGCAGCTTTGCTTGAGATCCAGCCGGGTGACACGGCGGCTGACATCGGCGCCGGCAGCGGATGGCTGAGCATCGAGGTTGCGCGGCTGGTCGGTGGGACCGGCCAGGTGTTCGCGACCGAGTTGTCGCCGCAGCGTCGCGACGACATCCAGGAGGCGGTCGCCGCGGCCGGACTGGACAACGTGACCGTGGTGGAGGCCGGGGAGCGGGAGACGAACCTGGCGCCGGCCTGCTGCGACGCTATCTTCATGCGCCGCGTCTACCACCACGTGGGCGACACGGCTGCCCTGAACGCCAGTATCCGCGACGCGTTGAAGCCGGGGGGCCGCTTCGTCGTGATCGAGATTGAATTCAGCGGCCTGCTGAGCTTTCTCCGAGGATGGCCACACTGGACCGACGACGCGCAGGTCGTGGCGGAGGTCACCGCGGCCGGGCTGGACCACGTCACGACCGCCGACTGGCCGATTGGCGCCCACTACGCGGCGGTATTCAGTAAGCCGTAG